From the Oncorhynchus nerka isolate Pitt River linkage group LG20, Oner_Uvic_2.0, whole genome shotgun sequence genome, one window contains:
- the LOC135562722 gene encoding uncharacterized protein DDB_G0271670-like — SSSSSSSSSISSSSGSSSSSSSTSSTSSSSSSSSSSSSSSGSSSSSSSSGSSSSSSSSSSSSNSSGSSSSSSSSSSSSSSSSIGSSSSSSSSSSGSSSSSSSSSSSGSSNSSGSSSSSRSGSSSSSSGSSSSSSSSSNSSGGSSSGSSSSSSSSGSSSSGGSSSSSSSGSSSSSSSTSSSSGSSNSSGSSSSSSSGSSSSSSGSSSSSSSSSSSSNSSGGSSSSSGSSSSSSSSSGSSSSSSIGSSSSSSSSSSSSGSGSSSSSSSSSSSGSSNSSGSSSSGSSSSGSSSSSSSGSSSSSSSSGSSSSSSSSSNSSGSSSSGSSSSSSSSSSNSSGSSSSGSSSR; from the coding sequence agtagtagtagtagtagtagtagtagtattagtagtagtagtggtagtagtagtagcagcagtagtactagtagtactagtagtagtagtagtagtagtagtagtagtagtagtagtagtggtagtagtagtagtagtagtagtagtggtagtagtagtagtagcagcagtagtagtagtagtagtaatagtagtggtagtagtagtagtagtagtagtagtagtagtagtagtagtagtagtagtattggtagtagtagtagtagtagtagtagtagtagtggtagtagtagtagcagcagtagtagtagtagtagtggtagtagtaatagtagtggtagtagtagtagtagtagaagtggtagtagtagtagtagtagtggtagtagtagtagcagcagtagtagtagtaatagtagtggtggtagtagtagtggtagtagtagcagcagtagtagtagtggtagtagtagtagtggtggtagtagtagtagtagtagtagtggtagtagtagtagcagcagtagtactagtagtagtagtggtagtagtaatagtagtggtagtagtagtagtagtagtagtggtagtagtagtagtagtagtggtagtagtagtagtagcagcagtagtagtagtagtagtaatagtagtggtggtagtagtagtagtagtggtagtagtagtagtagtagtagtagtagtggtagtagtagtagtagtagtattggtagtagtagtagtagtagtagtagtagtagtagtagtggtagtggtagtagtagtagcagcagtagtagtagtagtagtggtagtagtaatagtagtggtagtagtagtagtggtagtagtagtagtggtagtagtagtagtagtagtagtggtagtagtagtagtagtagtagtagtggtagtagtagtagcagcagtagtagtagtaatagtagtggtagtagtagtagtggtagtagtagtagtagcagcagtagtagtagtaatagtagtggtagtagtagtagtggtagtagtagtcgt